tgtccttgatgtactggagcgacgcgctggtcacgcccgatcctatgcgacgtgggagctccagtgatagcttgacgcagggcatggcacatgctgtggacgacgtgccggtcgctgtatgtcgacaacgtagagagccgaggcctagtcggtgcagaggccaAACCATCATGGGGGCTCGGCGagcgcgaatcccgaggctgccgagaccccgAAGCGGACGTCCGAGACTCatagggagcagttggtctttgtacgttgattccgaggctacagggacccgaacATGACTCTCCACGTCGCGCTGTCCTTGGAgtaggtggggttaggcagcacagtgccgcaTGGGTGTCCgtcatgggcacagtgccgagcacagcgccggtaacccctgccccgtcctgtcccggacggcatggcgtcgatgtgacttacatctcgtcggccactccgctgtgtcgagccgtcgttcggctgatatcgcgggagcggttgaacgcgttagttggacgtgacgtcctgtcggagaagttggtcaaggcggaggcgacggggttgttgccgagccggcctcgagcgaggcggagaatcagcacctcgtccgagccttgcgtgcggggcctcgagcgagcgGAGAATCAGCACCCCGTCCGAGGCCGTacgggtggggcctcgggcgagttgggGTACTGTTCAAGGTGGGCTAGGCGGTCCAGCCGAGTCtcagataaggtgggggtttgccagtagttgtctcttggcttcgatttttacagggtctaagtgatttttcggttcttgcttaggggacccctttttatggtacccgacagtagtccCCAAGCCTCGAGGAGAGCGTGagcgctcttcctgaggttttAACTAGGCTAGGCTTGCGGCAGCTCCTggtgggatggtgtttcgtactcgaggcctcggtgggtgcgcgcgagcgcacccgccgggtgtagcccccgaggccctggaggagtgaatttattcctctaggggcttttcatGTTGAGCGAGGGCTTTCATCGCGTTTTGCCGAGTCCACgagtgtgagttcgggtcgctgggcctcggcttggttgcaggaagggtccttgagcctctgctcagagcaagagggcgattaggagttcTCCTGTCTTTTtcgtgcggccctcgcgcatccttttcgttcgaaaggaggggtggagtatgtcaggctaccctcgatgggcgcgagcagtgacacctccggtgagctattatcgggtaagtccaagtagaggcccgtgccccattcgataggggtcgactagcggtccagagacacactccaaaagtatcagagggcttctctagtgggtcccagggccgtttgaTTGGCCCCGgaggctcggtgcctccctacggtgggatcctatttagagacttccctgccggtttcgaacacgacttagggcatcccaagcatttgcttgcttgggcctcggccatgtatgggctcgctcatagtcatccctgactttgtttgtcctggggcggctgtcgaaaccttcgggggcccagccttcgaacccctggaccataacggactcggtgccctttatcgcgttttACTGAGCCCCCGAGTACGAGTTTGAGTTGCTTGTCTTCGacctggttgcaggaagagcccccgagcctctgcacagagcgagagggcgatcaggagttcccctggctttttgtgcgacccttgtGCATCTTTTTtgttcgaaaggaggggttgtttgccgagccctcgagtgcgagcctgggtcgctaggtctcggcttggttgcaggaagagcccctgagcctctgcttggagcaagagggcgatcaggagtttccctatcttttttgtgcgaccctcacgcatcctttttatTCGGAAGGAGtggttgtttgtcgagccctcgAGTGTGAGCCTAGGTCGATGGGTCTcgacttggttgcaggaagagcccccgagcctctgcacggagcgagagggcgatcaggagtttccctgtcttttttgtgcaaccctcgcgcatccttttcgttcgaaaggaggggttgtttgccgagccctcgagtgcgacctgggtcgctgggtctcggcttggttgcaggaagagcccccgagcctctgcacggagcgagagggcgattaggagtttccctgtcttttttgtgtgaccctcgcgcatccttttcgttcggaaggagggtttgtttgccgagccctcgagtgcgagcttgggtcgctgggtctcggcttggttgcaggaagagctcccaagcctttgcatggagcgagagggtgatcaggagtttccctagcttttttgtgcggccctcatgcatccttttcgttcggaagaaggggtggaatatgccaggctaccctcggtgggcgcgagcggtgatacttccggtgagctattatcggataagtccaagtggaggtccgtgccccattcgataggggtcagctagcagtccagagacgcactccaaaagtaccagagggcttcccCAGTGGGTCCCAGGCTCGTTCGATTGGCCTCAGGGGCTCGGtgtctccctacggtgggatcccattcagagacctccctatcgatctcggacatgacttagggcatcccaagcgatcGCTTGCTTCGGTCTCGGCCAtatacgggctcgcccatagtcatccctaactctgttgtcctgggccGCTgttgagaccctcgggggcccagccttcaaacccctggaccgtaacgggctcggtgcccagttccttcatctgaaaggaatcgggtgggtgaaagtgcatctagccctttagtgggttttggatgattgaatgacaacgtgattaaaggactaacccatttgctaagtgtggacaggtaataggttatctcacaggtacttagtgaaagccaaaatgatgtgttgttgtataaacaatctagtttaagcacaagacaacaatgcaaatggaattcatgtgaaggcttatttattgtgggatttccatgtactatgtaaaagcaagctcgtgattattagttaatgagacatgagggattgcatatggaatggtctcatatttgaagcttgctaaattaaaatgaaaaagataacaatacatatgaatggatgattcaacaacaagatgtgacttgatggcttgagatggtgaagatagcaaggaaaggcttcgaggtactaagcaagggtgaagggcaagcgacagcttggcggccgaagaacctagctagggtgaagaagaaagtacttgcatttagttgaggtactaatcaagctaagatgatcatattgatgtgaagaatcaaatctataatgaagtatttgatggaagtgacttgatatatttgggattattcaaatttgatgaatggaatcaagtcacatgctcaagatggctatgctcaagtgaaaagatcaacatcaacttgttagcacccttacttgatgaagattgaaagggacggcatcaattcaaaagaaatcaactcaagtggtataaattcattttttcctttgatcttgagtttaataggtatgccgtactattaagagggatgcatcatattgatagataatgtttcataagtgctcaagccaacccatgtgagttttgagtatttgagcgataaaagagctaactgatttgttgctggtctggcaataccggacgtgttcggtatttgtccagcagctgtaaaattgttgttctcgggttggttcatcgggagtttcgacgtaggtcgggagttccgatggttggGAGTttcggcatgggtcgggagttccgacgtctcgcactctaattgacttggagggttcactgtcctggtcataccggacgtgtccggtatggatgaccagaagccaacggctagttttcaaaagccttgagggtcgggagttccgacgtgagtcgggagttccgacggtcgagagttctaacatgtgtcgggagttccgacacctcactaactttaactcagttacatgtttttcaaaattgctgagggtcgggagttctgacttgagtcgggagtcccggcattcatcgggagttccgacgcctcacaacttcactgtaacttagttaccgttttcgcagtgtaagtcataccggacatgtccggtattgcaacggctataaaacggctagttttccaagggggctataaatacccccaagcctccgccTTTGGAGGCTGTTGATTCTACTAAGATAGACACATGTTTTTTAGCCTTGctaactctcctaaaccctctcttagtgagtgtgtgatccaaattgcaaaatcaatttgtgggttaagagagaatttgaaaaagagagcaagccaccacttgagcacttgtgcatattgtcaatctcgtgattcgcatttgttactcttggactcttcggtcctagatggctaggcgtcgccggagagcaaccgagagattgtggttgcttcggaaaatttgtaacggtcgattccgccgcctcggaatcatttagtggaaggaggaaaaggagttggaaaagactctggctagagtgaccttcgtggtaccctctaggcctgaccttcgctgggtcgcccgcagccccctcaacggagagtaggactcgaacgagtccgaacttcggtaaaacaaatatcgtgtctcaattcgcatttcatttgatatttatgTTGCTTTAGCTATTCTGCAGATACTCTGTGTatattactatctctaatagtttcctacagtttggattgaagatagaaatcaaaaggagcaaatttggggctgttccactgaagtcgtgaataccggacacgtccggtatacataccggacacgtccggtattagcccctgcgccaaactaaattgtattgtgttctaactctttggttgtaggcgtttggctcctagattcatttagtatcttttatatactctgtggctaacttgtgaggggtggtactactcgttatttggagtttctattttgaaaactctctttactaatcgtttccgcatttaaaggtgttaattttcagaaatgcctattcacccccctctaggcggcatcctaggtcctttcagtgggggatattcccctcccatcggctgacaacggcaggtgcgccttttgaggcggtttcttgGAGAGACGGAACAACGCCTGCCGTTGCTACGGTCAGATGCGACGCGATGTCtacggatgggacgttactgtgcaTGTGCGGTTAACAAGGAAAAGGTGGACGCATGGGTAGTTTAATCGGATCCGGATTAACTGCGCCAGATTTGAGGGAAAATTTTCCGGTTTCATCGCAAGTCCGTTTCGCcctcttcctgcataaatacgtgacgagcctcgcccctctcctccttaccttgcccaCGTTCGCCTTTTCTGCCCTCGAGTCACCGCTAAGAatagagagcgccggggaggagggagaaggggaaggaagagagagagagagagagagagagatagagagagagagagagggatagcgagagctcgccttaccaccgtagccgtattctccaccgcacccatggccggcggcgctgtTGTCATTCAGGTGGATTcttggggtccgtccgacgtgTCCGTGGAGATGCTGTAGTCACTCATCAATGATGGCCTTCTCCgctcggttaccgaccccaacagactggagtggattgctctggggggcgagccgaagccgaggccacgcgatggctacatcgtgagctttgtgtccttccatgagcgtggtctTGCCCtaccggtggaccggttcatgcgggcgctcccgcactactacggcgtggagctccacaacttcaaccccaactccatcacgcaggcggcaatcttcgtcaccgtctgtgaggggtacctaggcatcgccccccactgggagctgtggctccacctcttccaggcggggctcaccaccaagccgacgggcacgatgGGCACACGGAAGGCAATGAGGGTcggtggctgcactctctaaGTGCGCCAATACCGGTAGCTCCTCTACATCCCGACCCAGCTCGCGTCGTCCAACCATTGCTGGTACAACAGCTAGTTCTACCTCCACAATGACGACGGTGGACTTCCTCCCTATACCGGGCGGGTCATGGAGAGCCAGCcgaagaagtggaggtatggcgtcttgatggttgatcagcccaagctgcagtcgctcctagaggggctagagaggctgcgTAGCCGCGGCCTTATGGCGTCTgtggtcgtggtggccttccaccgccggagggtgctgccgctgatggctcgatgGCAGCGCCTGTTCAACAtgacaccggatgagccgatcgagggcatctgaATGTCTATcgtcgccctctccgacgaggagattctacatcgggtgagagagacggtggaggggcgatGGTCTGACCCTGTTCGCGATGCGCCCATcgtgggggtacctctctctggtaagtcacgcgccgctgCGGCCTTCAAGGCCTCTTTGCTCCTTGCATTTTCCTGTTCCCTTATTGGCGTTCgctgttcctgcaggggatgagggatgtgcgagcctccccgccgcccgttccctaGGACGTAGAGCGACGGGTGGTGAATAGGGCGTATGCCGAGGAGCAAAAGAAgcggaaggacgccgaggaggcaaggcgtaagaggaagaaccttgagcgcgAAGAGCTGGAGAAGCGTCGCTGGCAGcagaggcacgatggtctcccggtggagtCATCTCAATCATCATCGTTGTCGGCTTCCTCGAGCGATGACGATGAGAGCGAGATGGGGCAGGgtaccctagaccatctccctgacatcagggggacggtgctcggggcatcggcgagcagcccggcgtttccaggaggaggaggagaggacgccttgGGGCCGATGATCGCTCGCCCCAAGGTCGAGGCTGCCACGCTTGAGGCATGGGTGTTAGGGAAGCGTGCCGTCAGCCTGGTGGGCtcaacggtggaggtggagcaggcggcggaGGCGACCCAACAGCCTCtgcagagggtcgagggggcactAGGGTCTGGCGAGGGCCGGCCGGCACCAACGGACACGGGGGCCGTGCTCCTGCTGTTGCCATCGTCGCCGTAGCGGACGAGGGGCGCAGTGCAGAAGGTGTTGTGTCCCCATTCGGGGTAAGTATTTTGTCGGCGGAGTTTGTAGTATCTTCTACTCATTATTTGGCCGTGTGCTGACCTCGTGAATGCTTTGCCTTCAGCCGGAAGCATCAAGCGGAAGCGCCCGCCCTGGtgccacgtaaggcgctcaaggtgagcaccagctccaccacccaatgggtggtggaggcgcaagccgccatacagCGTGGAGCGGCGTTGGCtagggccgacccaaaggagccagTCACTCAAGGAGGGGCTGTCGAGGCGATCACGAGGCAGgtgggggaggaggcgcctacgccTCGTGAGGCCGAGGCCCTCGAGCCAGATGAAGCTGAGGCGCCCTCAATTGCCGAGGCCGCCGAGGGCGAGGACGAGGCGACTGAGGCCGAGGcgtctaggaccaccgaggccgaggtggcggaggctgaagcccccgagaccaccgaggccgaggtggcggaggccggtGTGGGCGCGGTGGATCTGGCGGCCCAGGAAGTGGAAacggaggcggggcaagcttcaGTACCACCCCTGGTCCAAGGCCCGCCACCATCGCGGGAGAgcgcccaggaagtggaggtccattcgatctcctccgacgatacttcccgggggaaggaggtggcggatgctgaggcggccagcaccacggagcagccggctctgacttctggcgagggaagctcagccctcgtgcgggtacaacccgaaccccgtgggtgggatcacccgcgtgtctcgtggcagagccaggacgaccctaagggggagcctctgttcgcccttgaggacgcggccgagggggcGCTAGGACTCCTTCGAGCAATTTTGCCAGCTAGCGGAGCGATCGCTGCGGACAGCACTGTCCGTCATGGCTGATGACCTGCCCGGCGTCGCCTAGGTACACGTCTTCTTTTCTTGTTCTATGTCGTCTTTTCCCAAGTCTTCTTGCAGTGCTTGACGTCCattctgcctatctaggagctcgaggcccggtcccatgggaagtcgttgttcctccgatgggagaggggcgtctaggaccagctcTGGTAGTAGAAGGACCTACTTGccggtgccaacgagcttctatcggcgcagagcatggaggtggaggacctctgccttcacTGTGTTGATGCGAAGGCCGaggcggtgaaagctctagtttggttttggtgaattgatgaaaccctaagtgctaacctagtttatcaagtgatcatgacataggtagcgcactcaagtagaagaagctaatgaagatcatagcatgacaatggtgatggcatggcgataatcaagggcttaaacttgaaatgaagaaagagaaaaacaaaaagctcaaggcaaaggtataaaccataggagctattttgttttggtgatcaagacacttagagagtgtgatcacatttaggtttgatagccgtactattaagaggggtgaaactcatatctgaatgcggttatcaaagtgccactagatgctctaactcattgcatatgcatttaggatctagtggagtgctaacacccttgataacatttgtgaaaatatgctaacacatgtgcacaaggtgtttgcagggttgagatgattcggcgcttttggaaaaatgaaatgtctattttctattgcgccggatgcaaaattcttggtggttggcatatttgagcaagggtgaagaagttagagttgaaatggagttggtcgaaatgatgctggcgtcggtctactgaccggacgctgggtcactcagcgaccggacgctgaagggctgcgtccggtcgagctgtcagacggcacagtaggtagggttgagcaccggacgctggtctgcgtccggttaaggtggaccggacgcgtccggtcgaaaaaacatgcctcggggagcttactggaaacgaccggacgctggggcttcagcgtccggtcagttttgatcagagcgtccggtcagcttcgtagccgttggaatctgacgaacaacgtttgaaggtgatgacacgtggcgtccatcgggtgaccggacgctgagggccagcgtccggtcagtatgaccggagcgtctggtcagagcgtgttttgcccagtgaaggggtataacggctctatttgattggggctctatttatagccccatggccggctgtggctcacatctttggccattttcattgacatagcaaccttgtgagctaagccaaagccctcccactcatctacatcattgattcatcatcatagtgagattgggagtgatccaagtgcattgcttgagtgattgcatctagaggcacttagtgatcgtggttcgctgtggatttcgcttgttactcttggtggttgccgccacctagacggcttagagcagcgaggatcatcgagcggaggtggtgattgtctccggctccgatcgtggtgattgtgaggggttcttgacctttccccggtggagcgccaaaaggtactctagtggattgctcgtggcttgtgtgatcctcatcttgtgttggttgtgcggcaccctattgagggtttggcgtgtgaagccaattagcgcgtgaacctccaagtgagtgaatcgccacaacgaggactagcttgccggcaagcaagtgaacctcggtaaaaatcattgtcttcatcattgattctgaggtgattggtcatcattgttattcatctttgtgattgattggttcattcatctacacggcggtataaccctcttgatcactctctttactttaccgcaaactagttgacaagctctttagtatagctagttgtgagagcttgcatgcttggttggtgtggctctttagttagcctttgagagcacactaacatagggtagtgtcattgatcttgtgtgaattgacactatctaaactagaattgtggtaggtggcttgcattttgagtaggctagcgcaacactcgcttcgcctcataattgtctaaccatttggttaagtgttgttgtagaaatttttattaggctattcaccccccctctagccattaggacctttcaggcggccacggctcaggagcaggccgcccctttggcggcgcggatcaaggagctggaggaggagctgacccgggtggccggtgagcgggacaccttcaggtcctaggCCGAACAAG
Above is a genomic segment from Miscanthus floridulus cultivar M001 unplaced genomic scaffold, ASM1932011v1 fs_329_4, whole genome shotgun sequence containing:
- the LOC136531352 gene encoding uncharacterized protein; protein product: MGQGTLDHLPDIRGTVLGASASSPAFPGGGGEDALGPMIARPKVEAATLEAWVLGKRAVSLVGSTVEVEQAAEATQQPLQRVEGALGSGEGRPAPTDTGAVLLLRKHQAEAPALVPRKALKVSTSSTTQWVVEAQAAIQRGAALARADPKEPVTQGGAVEAITRQVGEEAPTPREAEALEPDEAEAPSIAEAAEGEDEATEAEASRTTEAEVAEAEAPETTEAEVAEAGVGAVDLAAQEVETEAGQASVPPLVQGPPPSRESAQEVESTSGSGGAAYGCQSALDVVSSHYAGINLEAISDGYVLAEDDEEAKAEVMKLVEAAKGPSTALAKLF